From one Perca flavescens isolate YP-PL-M2 chromosome 19, PFLA_1.0, whole genome shotgun sequence genomic stretch:
- the kcnk7 gene encoding potassium channel, subfamily K, member 7 produces the protein MAQLVSSLGLFCQVNAFACLLLCYLLFILLGAGVFTAVERPLEKQLRAEMEDVRDSFLRENPCVQPGRLSQLLEKALAAHQNDVAVLKAEAEEDPRYDFTSSLYFVIVTLTTMGSDSYTPKSDEAKLFCIFYCALGIPLTLFLLTLLSDLLLPVVTHAPVHHLHTYWGWSYSRAAMLNAALLSVLVLSLLFLLPALLVCLLEPDWSFLDALFFCFVILSTVGQGGNALGRTWGPAAKETLQLLTTCYLLVGLVVIITLRDTVLQVPRVCAVMRLFSGPQYAELECDLSELTLSEENCEDEPEYSQSVCTISSTPLELMSDRPAVAHTGTST, from the exons ATGGCCCAGCTTGTGTCTTCCCTGGGTCTGTTCTGCCAGGTCAATGCGTTCGCCTGCCTGCTTCTCTGCTACCTGCTCTTCATCCTGCTGGGTGCCGGGGTGTTCACGGCGGTGGAGAGGCCGCTGGAGAAGCAGCTGCGAGCCGAGATGGAGGACGTGCGTGACTCCTTCCTGCGGGAGAACCCGTGCGTGCAGCCGGGCAGGCTGAGCCAGCTGCTGGAGAAAGCTCTCGCCGCTCACCAGAACGACGTAGCCGTTCTAAAGGCCGAGGCTGAGGAGGACCCACGCTACGACTTCACATCATCACTCTACTTCGTCATCGTTACTCTGACCACCATGG GTTCTGACTCTTACACCCCCAAATCAGACGAAGCCAAGCTCTTCTGCATCTTCTACTGCGCCCTGGGGATCCCCCTCACCCTGTTCCTCCTCACCCTCCTGTccgacctcctcctccctgtggTCACCCACGCTCCCGTCCATCACCTGCACACCTACTGGGGTTGGTCCTATAGCCGGGCCGCCATGCTCAATGCCGCTCTCCTCTCTGTGCTTGTCctgtccctcctcttcctcctccccgcCCTGCTGGTCTGTCTGCTGGAGCCAGACTGGAGCTTCCTGGATGCTCTTTTCTTCTGCTTCGTCATCCTGAGCACCGTTGGCCAGGGAGGAAACGCTCTGGGGAGAACCTGGGGCCCAGCAGCCAAGGAGACGCTCCAACTCCTCACCACCT GTTACCTGCTGGTGGGCCTGGTGGTGATCATTACCCTTAGGGATACTGTCTTGCAGGTTCCCCGGGTCTGTGCGGTGATGAGGCTCTTCTCCGGTCCGCAGTATGCAGAGCTGGAATGTGATCTCAGTGAACTGACGCTGAGTGAAGAAAACTGTGAGGATGAGCCTGAGTACTCTCAGTCTGTCTGTACCATTTCCTCCACTCCATTAGAGCTGATGTCAGACCGGCCCGCTgtcgcacacacaggcacaagcACCTGA